One Mycolicibacterium fortuitum subsp. fortuitum genomic window carries:
- a CDS encoding MCE family protein produces MSDEPSKHRRHVRIAAAILAAIVAAAVVFTYLSYTAAFTPTDTVSLTAPRAGLVMERDAKVKYRGIQIGKVSDIAYAGNEAKLTLSIKRGEMRYIPSNATVRIAGNTIFGAKSVEFLPPKKPQPTSLRPGSTVAAKDVQLEVNTLFQTLSDVLNKIDPVSLNATLSALGEGLRGHGDDLGVAMSGLNSYLAQINPKLPTLQDDFAKAAAVANIYGDAGPDLARIVDNVPALNKTIVDEKTNLNATLLAATGLANNGTATLQPAADDYIAAIQRLRAPLKVAGEYSPEFGCILKGTSNAVDRFAPIIGGIRPGLFVSSNFLPGAPAYTYPESLPIVNASGGPNCRGLPDIPSKQFGGSWFHSPFLVTDNAYVPFQPNTEVQFDAPATLQFLFNGAFAERDRF; encoded by the coding sequence ATGTCAGACGAACCCTCGAAGCATCGGCGTCACGTCAGGATCGCCGCGGCGATCCTGGCCGCGATCGTGGCCGCCGCGGTGGTCTTCACCTACTTGTCGTACACGGCGGCGTTCACGCCGACCGACACCGTCAGCCTGACGGCGCCGCGCGCCGGCCTGGTGATGGAGCGCGACGCGAAGGTGAAGTACCGCGGCATCCAGATCGGCAAGGTCTCCGACATCGCTTACGCCGGCAACGAGGCGAAGCTGACGTTGTCCATCAAGCGCGGCGAGATGCGGTACATCCCGTCCAACGCCACGGTGCGGATCGCGGGCAACACGATCTTCGGCGCGAAGTCGGTGGAGTTCCTGCCGCCGAAGAAACCGCAGCCGACCTCGTTGCGGCCGGGCAGCACCGTGGCTGCCAAGGACGTGCAGCTGGAGGTCAACACCCTCTTCCAGACCCTGTCAGATGTGCTCAACAAGATCGACCCGGTCAGCCTGAACGCCACGCTGAGCGCCCTCGGTGAGGGCCTGCGTGGGCACGGCGACGATCTGGGCGTGGCCATGTCCGGGCTCAACAGCTATCTGGCGCAGATCAATCCGAAGCTGCCCACACTGCAGGACGACTTCGCCAAGGCCGCCGCGGTGGCCAACATCTACGGTGACGCCGGACCGGACCTGGCCCGCATCGTCGACAACGTGCCCGCCCTCAACAAGACCATCGTCGACGAGAAGACCAATCTCAACGCCACGCTGCTCGCCGCGACCGGGTTGGCGAACAACGGCACCGCGACCTTGCAGCCGGCCGCCGACGACTACATCGCCGCGATCCAGCGGCTGCGGGCCCCGTTGAAGGTGGCGGGGGAGTACTCGCCGGAGTTCGGCTGCATCCTCAAGGGCACCTCGAATGCCGTCGACCGGTTCGCGCCGATCATCGGTGGTATCCGTCCGGGTCTGTTCGTGTCATCGAACTTCCTGCCCGGCGCGCCGGCGTACACCTACCCGGAGAGCCTGCCGATCGTCAACGCTTCGGGTGGCCCCAACTGCCGTGGTCTGCCGGACATCCCGTCCAAGCAGTTCGGCGGTAGCTGGTTCCACTCGCCGTTCCTGGTGACGGACAACGCCTACGTGCCGTTCCAGCCGAACACCGAGGTGCAGTTCGACGCTCCGGCGACCCTGCAGTTCCTGTTCAATGGCGCGTTCGCGGAGAGGGATCGCTTCTGA
- a CDS encoding MlaE family ABC transporter permease: protein MIEQLAVPARAVGGFVEMSLDTFAKMFRRPFQFKEFLDQTWMIARVSLVPTLLVAIPFTVLVAFTLNILLREIGAADLSGAGTAFGTITQLGPVVTVLVVAGAGATAICADLGARTIREEIDAMRVLGIDPIQRLVVPRVLASTFVALLLNGLVCAIGLAGGYVFSVFLQGVNPGSFINGLTVLTGLGELVLAEIKALLFGVVAGLVGCYRGLTVKGGPKGVGNAVNETVVYAFICLFVINVIMTAIGVRVLVR, encoded by the coding sequence TTGATCGAACAGCTTGCGGTTCCGGCCCGGGCCGTGGGCGGCTTCGTCGAGATGTCCTTGGACACCTTCGCCAAGATGTTCCGTCGACCGTTCCAGTTCAAGGAGTTCCTTGATCAAACCTGGATGATCGCACGCGTCTCGCTGGTGCCCACCCTGCTCGTCGCCATCCCTTTCACCGTCCTGGTCGCGTTCACGCTCAACATCCTTCTTCGTGAGATCGGCGCCGCCGACCTGTCCGGCGCAGGCACCGCCTTCGGCACCATCACCCAGCTCGGTCCGGTCGTGACCGTGCTGGTGGTCGCCGGCGCCGGTGCCACAGCGATCTGCGCAGACCTGGGTGCCCGCACCATCCGCGAAGAGATCGACGCGATGCGGGTGCTGGGCATCGATCCGATCCAGCGGCTCGTCGTGCCCCGCGTGCTGGCCTCGACCTTCGTGGCGCTGTTGCTCAACGGCCTGGTCTGTGCGATCGGTCTGGCCGGCGGCTATGTGTTCTCCGTGTTCCTGCAGGGCGTCAACCCGGGTTCGTTCATCAACGGCCTGACGGTGCTGACCGGTCTCGGCGAGTTGGTGCTCGCCGAGATCAAGGCGCTGCTGTTCGGTGTCGTGGCCGGCTTGGTCGGGTGCTACCGCGGTTTGACCGTAAAGGGAGGCCCGAAGGGTGTCGGTAACGCAGTGAACGAAACGGTGGTCTACGCCTTCATCTGCCTGTTCGTGATCAACGTGATCATGACGGCTATCGGGGTGAGAGTGCTGGTGCGTTGA
- a CDS encoding 3-oxoacyl-ACP reductase, which translates to MTTDDAQIDLSGKVAVVTGAAAGLGRAEAIGLAKAGATVVVNDMAGALDASDVLDEIAAAGSKGVAVAGDISARTTADELVATADGLGGLDIVVNNAGITRDRILFNMSDEEWDAVIAVHLRGHFLLTRNAAVYWRNKAKAGDGTVYGRIINTSSEAGLSGPVGQPNYGAAKAGITALTVSAARALERFGVRANAIAPRARTAMTAGVFGDAPETPDGQIDPLSTDHVVTLVRFLAAPASEAVNAQLFIVYGPTVTLVAPPTAEKHFTANSDAWDPADLSGALHDYFADRDAARGFSATELMASRD; encoded by the coding sequence ATGACCACTGACGACGCTCAGATCGATCTGTCCGGAAAGGTGGCCGTGGTCACCGGTGCCGCCGCGGGCCTCGGCCGTGCCGAAGCCATCGGTCTGGCGAAGGCCGGCGCCACCGTGGTGGTCAACGACATGGCCGGCGCGCTGGACGCCTCCGACGTCCTCGACGAGATCGCGGCCGCAGGCTCCAAGGGTGTCGCCGTGGCCGGGGACATCAGTGCGCGCACGACCGCCGACGAGCTGGTCGCCACCGCCGACGGTCTGGGCGGTCTGGACATCGTCGTCAACAACGCGGGCATCACCCGTGACCGGATCCTGTTCAACATGAGCGACGAAGAGTGGGACGCCGTCATCGCAGTGCACCTGCGCGGCCACTTCCTGCTCACCCGCAACGCCGCCGTGTATTGGCGTAACAAGGCCAAGGCGGGGGACGGGACCGTCTACGGCCGGATCATCAACACGTCGTCGGAGGCCGGTCTGTCAGGTCCGGTCGGACAGCCCAACTACGGAGCCGCCAAGGCCGGTATCACCGCGCTGACGGTGTCGGCGGCCCGGGCCCTGGAACGCTTCGGCGTGCGGGCCAACGCGATCGCCCCGCGTGCCCGCACCGCCATGACCGCCGGCGTCTTCGGGGATGCTCCCGAAACGCCCGACGGTCAGATCGACCCGCTGTCGACCGATCACGTCGTCACCCTCGTGCGATTCTTGGCCGCCCCGGCGTCCGAAGCTGTCAACGCTCAGCTGTTCATCGTCTATGGTCCAACTGTCACGTTGGTCGCGCCCCCCACCGCGGAGAAGCACTTCACCGCGAACTCCGACGCGTGGGATCCGGCAGACCTCAGCGGGGCACTGCACGATTACTTTGCTGATCGTGACGCGGCGCGTGGATTCTCGGCCACCGAGCTGATGGCGTCACGAGACTGA
- a CDS encoding acyl-CoA dehydrogenase family protein, with translation MRIGYTPEQEELRRELRAYFSKLMTPERVEALSSSEGEMGRGNVYRDTVAQMGKDGWLTLSWPEEFGGQARPPMDGLIFTDEAAIAGAPVPFLTINSVAPTIMHFGTEEQKKFFLPKIAAGELHFSIGYSEPGAGTDLAALRTTAVRDGDDYVVNGQKMWTSLIAYADYVWLAVRTNPEAKKHRGISMLIMPTTAEGFSWTPVHTMSGVDTSATYYQDVRIPATNLVGEENAGWKLVTNQLNHERVALVSAQPIYVALDGVREWAQNTKDVHGKRVIDSEWVQLNLARVHAKAEVLKLINWELASADGAPSPADASAAKVYGTELATEAYRLLMEVLGTSATLRPDSKGALLRGRIERFHRSALILTFGGGTNEIQRDIIGMVALGLPRVNR, from the coding sequence ATGCGGATCGGTTACACCCCCGAGCAGGAGGAGCTACGCCGCGAGTTGCGCGCGTACTTCTCCAAGTTGATGACCCCCGAACGGGTCGAGGCGCTCAGCTCGTCCGAGGGCGAGATGGGACGCGGCAACGTCTATCGCGACACCGTCGCGCAGATGGGCAAGGACGGCTGGCTGACCCTGAGCTGGCCCGAGGAATTCGGCGGCCAGGCCCGTCCGCCTATGGACGGCCTGATCTTCACCGACGAGGCCGCGATCGCCGGTGCCCCGGTGCCGTTCCTGACGATCAACAGCGTCGCGCCGACGATCATGCACTTCGGCACCGAGGAGCAGAAGAAGTTCTTCCTCCCCAAGATCGCCGCGGGTGAGCTGCACTTCTCCATCGGCTACTCCGAGCCCGGCGCGGGCACCGACCTGGCAGCGCTGCGCACCACGGCCGTCCGCGACGGTGACGATTACGTCGTCAACGGCCAGAAGATGTGGACGTCGCTGATCGCCTACGCCGACTACGTATGGCTGGCCGTGCGCACCAACCCCGAGGCCAAGAAGCACCGCGGCATCTCGATGCTGATCATGCCGACCACTGCCGAGGGCTTCTCCTGGACGCCGGTGCACACCATGTCCGGTGTCGACACCAGCGCCACCTATTACCAAGACGTGCGCATCCCGGCCACCAACCTGGTGGGTGAGGAGAACGCGGGCTGGAAGCTCGTCACCAACCAGCTCAACCACGAGCGCGTCGCACTGGTGTCCGCCCAACCGATCTACGTGGCGCTCGACGGCGTGCGGGAGTGGGCCCAGAACACAAAGGACGTGCACGGCAAGCGGGTCATCGATTCCGAGTGGGTGCAACTCAACCTGGCTCGCGTGCACGCCAAGGCCGAGGTGCTCAAGCTGATCAACTGGGAGCTGGCCTCTGCCGACGGCGCACCTTCTCCCGCCGATGCGTCGGCGGCCAAGGTGTACGGCACCGAGTTGGCCACCGAGGCCTACCGCCTGCTGATGGAGGTGCTCGGCACCTCGGCGACGCTGCGCCCGGACAGCAAGGGCGCGCTGCTGCGTGGCCGCATCGAGCGGTTCCACCGGTCAGCGCTGATCCTGACCTTCGGCGGCGGCACCAACGAGATTCAGCGTGACATCATCGGCATGGTCGCGCTCGGCCTGCCCCGAGTGAACCGGTAA
- a CDS encoding virulence factor Mce family protein has protein sequence MAKRDGDTALRTGIFGIALVVCVVLVSFGYTGLPFFPQGKKYEAYFSDAGGIDPGNDVNVSGIAVGKVTNVALAGDTAKVTFTVDRNIKIGDQSLVAIKTETVLGQKSLSVTPKGTGTSTVIPLGRTTTPYTLNTALQDLGQNVSELDKPKFEQALQTLTDTLRDATPQLRGALDGVANLSRSINKRDEALEGLLTHAKRVSDLLAARAGQVNQLVTDGNQLFAALDERRQALSNLIAGIDDVSKQLSGFVADNRKEFKPALDKLNLVMDNLLERREHIGEALKRLPPYATALAEVVGNGPGFNINLYGLPPAAMSEVLLDTYFQPGKLPDSLADMLRGYISERTIVRPKSP, from the coding sequence ATGGCTAAGCGTGACGGCGACACAGCACTGCGCACCGGGATATTCGGGATCGCCCTGGTGGTGTGCGTGGTGCTGGTGTCCTTCGGCTACACCGGGCTCCCGTTCTTCCCGCAGGGCAAGAAGTACGAGGCGTATTTCAGCGACGCCGGCGGAATCGACCCGGGTAACGACGTCAACGTTTCGGGCATCGCAGTCGGCAAGGTCACCAACGTGGCGCTGGCCGGTGACACCGCCAAGGTGACCTTCACCGTGGACCGCAACATCAAGATCGGCGACCAGTCACTGGTCGCGATCAAGACCGAGACGGTGCTGGGCCAGAAGTCTCTATCAGTGACGCCGAAGGGCACCGGAACGTCGACGGTGATCCCGTTGGGGCGGACCACCACTCCGTACACGCTCAACACCGCCCTGCAGGACCTCGGGCAGAACGTGTCCGAACTGGACAAGCCGAAGTTCGAGCAGGCGCTGCAGACCCTGACCGACACTCTGCGCGACGCCACACCGCAGTTGCGCGGTGCCCTGGACGGCGTGGCCAACCTGTCACGCAGCATCAACAAGCGCGACGAGGCCCTCGAGGGATTGCTGACGCACGCCAAGCGGGTGTCCGATCTGCTGGCCGCGCGGGCCGGGCAGGTCAACCAACTGGTTACCGACGGCAACCAACTGTTCGCCGCTCTCGATGAGCGCAGGCAGGCACTGAGCAACCTGATCGCGGGTATCGACGATGTGTCCAAACAGCTTTCGGGATTCGTCGCCGACAACCGCAAAGAGTTCAAGCCGGCGCTCGACAAGCTCAACCTGGTGATGGACAACCTGCTGGAGCGCCGTGAGCACATCGGCGAGGCCCTCAAACGGCTGCCGCCGTACGCGACCGCGCTCGCCGAGGTGGTCGGCAACGGTCCCGGCTTCAACATCAACCTCTACGGCCTGCCGCCTGCGGCGATGTCCGAGGTGCTGCTCGATACCTACTTCCAGCCGGGCAAGCTGCCTGACAGCCTCGCCGACATGCTTCGTGGATACATCTCCGAACGCACGATCGTTAGGCCGAAATCGCCATGA
- a CDS encoding MlaE family ABC transporter permease, producing MSYDATLRFRRLFRGVPKAVDNIGEQALFYGETIRYLPNALNRYRKETIRLVAEMTMGAGALVMIGGTVGVAAFLTLASGGVIAVQGYSSLGNIGIEALTGFLSAFLNVRIVAPVIAGIALAATIGAGATAQLGAMRVAEEVDAVEAMAVHAVSYLVSTRLLAGLIAIVPLYSLSVLAAFFAARFTTVFINGQSAGLYDHYFNTFLIPSDLLWSFLQAIVMAVAVMLVHTYYGYNASGGPVGVGIAVGQAVRTSLIVVVTITLFISLAVYGASGNFNLSG from the coding sequence ATGAGTTATGACGCCACACTCCGCTTCCGCCGCCTGTTCCGCGGCGTGCCCAAGGCCGTCGACAACATCGGGGAGCAGGCGCTCTTCTACGGCGAGACCATCCGGTATTTGCCCAACGCGCTCAACCGGTACCGCAAGGAGACCATCCGACTGGTCGCCGAGATGACCATGGGCGCGGGTGCCCTGGTGATGATCGGCGGCACCGTCGGCGTCGCCGCATTCCTCACCCTGGCCTCCGGTGGTGTCATCGCGGTGCAGGGTTATTCGTCGCTGGGCAACATCGGCATCGAGGCCCTGACGGGCTTCCTGTCGGCGTTCCTCAACGTGCGCATCGTGGCCCCGGTGATCGCCGGTATCGCCCTGGCCGCCACCATCGGCGCAGGCGCCACCGCCCAACTCGGCGCCATGCGGGTGGCCGAGGAGGTCGACGCCGTCGAAGCGATGGCCGTGCACGCGGTGTCCTACCTGGTGTCCACCCGGTTGCTGGCCGGCCTGATCGCGATCGTGCCGCTGTACTCACTGTCGGTGCTGGCCGCGTTCTTCGCCGCGAGGTTCACCACGGTGTTCATCAACGGCCAGTCCGCCGGCTTGTACGACCACTACTTCAACACCTTCCTGATACCGAGCGATCTGCTGTGGTCGTTCCTACAGGCGATCGTCATGGCGGTTGCGGTGATGCTCGTGCACACCTACTACGGCTACAACGCCTCCGGCGGTCCGGTCGGCGTGGGCATCGCGGTCGGTCAGGCCGTGCGCACCTCGCTGATCGTCGTCGTCACCATCACGCTGTTCATCTCCCTGGCCGTCTACGGCGCGTCCGGCAACTTCAACCTTTCCGGGTAG
- a CDS encoding MCE family protein, whose product MTVPAPEENSVPSGRNRWLRIALAVVLVGVLAVGVYQVWPSRTGPKLTAYFTNAVGLYPGDEVRIVGVPVGTIDSIEPRPSDVKIEMTLDRGIKVPADAKALILSPNLVSARFIQLTPAYTEGDVMADGASIGLDRTGVPVEWDEVKEQLTQLSSQLGPQADSVQGPIAAFVDQAATTFDGNGDSFRNALRELSQTAGRLGDSRTDLFGTVKNLQVLVNALSNSNEQIVQFTNHVASVSQVLADSSNGLDQTLATLNQALGDVRGFLNENNDALIAQVGKLADFTQIMTDHSDDIEQILHVTPNGLANFYNIYNPAQGTVGGLLSLPNFANPTQFICGGTFDTGANADNFKRAEICRQRMGPVLRRITMNYPPVLFHPINSITAYKGQIIYDTPATEAKSETPVPYLQWQNAPGVTPPQIPPDATLSSLILPPDAPAPAPGTGVGPAPGPAPAPGPEAAPASAPAEAGAGG is encoded by the coding sequence ATGACAGTGCCTGCTCCAGAAGAAAATTCGGTCCCGTCCGGTCGCAACCGGTGGCTGCGGATCGCGCTGGCCGTGGTGTTGGTCGGGGTGCTCGCCGTCGGCGTGTACCAGGTGTGGCCCTCGCGTACCGGCCCCAAGCTGACCGCGTACTTCACCAACGCGGTCGGCTTGTACCCCGGCGACGAGGTGCGGATCGTCGGGGTGCCGGTCGGAACGATCGACTCGATCGAGCCGCGCCCCTCGGACGTCAAGATCGAGATGACGCTGGACCGCGGCATCAAGGTGCCCGCCGACGCCAAGGCACTGATCCTCTCGCCGAACCTGGTGTCCGCCAGGTTCATCCAGCTCACACCGGCCTACACCGAAGGCGATGTGATGGCCGACGGTGCGTCGATCGGCCTGGACCGCACCGGAGTGCCCGTCGAGTGGGACGAGGTCAAAGAGCAACTCACCCAACTCAGTTCGCAACTCGGGCCGCAGGCCGACTCGGTTCAGGGCCCGATCGCGGCGTTCGTCGATCAGGCCGCGACCACGTTCGACGGCAACGGCGACTCGTTCCGCAACGCCCTGCGTGAGTTGTCCCAGACCGCAGGCCGGTTGGGAGATTCCCGCACCGACCTGTTCGGCACGGTGAAGAACCTGCAGGTCCTGGTCAACGCGCTGTCCAACAGCAACGAGCAGATCGTCCAGTTCACCAATCACGTGGCATCGGTATCGCAGGTGCTCGCCGACAGCTCCAACGGTCTGGACCAGACGCTGGCCACGCTGAATCAGGCGCTCGGTGACGTTCGCGGTTTCCTCAACGAGAACAACGACGCGCTGATCGCCCAGGTGGGCAAGCTCGCCGATTTCACCCAGATCATGACCGATCACAGCGACGACATCGAGCAGATCCTGCACGTCACCCCCAACGGCCTGGCCAACTTCTACAACATCTACAACCCGGCCCAGGGCACCGTCGGTGGTCTGCTGTCATTGCCCAACTTCGCCAACCCGACGCAGTTCATCTGCGGCGGCACGTTCGACACCGGTGCCAACGCGGACAACTTCAAGCGGGCGGAGATCTGCCGGCAGCGGATGGGGCCGGTGCTGCGCCGTATCACGATGAACTACCCGCCGGTCCTGTTCCACCCGATCAACAGCATCACGGCGTACAAGGGACAGATCATCTACGACACCCCGGCGACCGAAGCCAAGTCCGAGACCCCGGTGCCGTACCTGCAGTGGCAGAACGCTCCTGGGGTGACGCCGCCGCAGATCCCGCCGGACGCGACACTCAGCTCGTTGATCCTGCCGCCGGATGCACCCGCACCGGCACCCGGAACAGGAGTCGGCCCCGCACCCGGGCCGGCGCCGGCGCCGGGACCCGAGGCCGCGCCCGCATCTGCTCCTGCTGAGGCTGGTGCCGGCGGATGA
- a CDS encoding ferredoxin — protein MRVEVDRDRCEGNAVCVGIAPDLFDLDDDDYAVVKADPVPADQEGLAEQSIAECPRAALIRKD, from the coding sequence ATGCGAGTAGAAGTTGACCGTGATCGCTGTGAAGGTAACGCGGTCTGCGTGGGTATTGCCCCCGATTTGTTCGATCTTGATGACGACGACTACGCCGTGGTCAAGGCCGATCCGGTGCCTGCCGACCAGGAAGGTCTGGCCGAGCAGTCCATCGCCGAATGCCCCCGTGCAGCCCTGATCCGAAAAGACTAG
- a CDS encoding MCE family protein encodes MVSSARPDRTMLKVSIFTIVMLLVAAMLVVVFGEFRFASENGYHATFSQASRLKAGQDVRIAGVPVGTVKDVKLNADNTVDVKFLVNKRYQLYTSSQAKVRYENLVGDRYLEITSGPGELRKLPPGGTLPQQNTQPALDLDALLGGLRPVMKGLDGNKVNEISNAVIELLQGQGGALANMLTSTSAFTQNLAARDQLIGDVITNLNTVLGTVDEKGAQFDSSVDELQKLISGLSEGRDPIAGAIAPLASAENDLTDMLEKSRRPLQAVIENTRPLAQRLDERKADVNKVIEPLAENYLRLNALGAYGSFFNIYYCSIRMKVNGPAGSDILIPFGGPPDPSKGRCSENG; translated from the coding sequence ATGGTGTCCAGTGCGCGTCCTGACCGGACCATGCTCAAGGTCAGCATCTTCACCATCGTGATGCTGTTGGTGGCGGCCATGCTCGTCGTGGTGTTCGGGGAATTCCGGTTCGCCTCGGAGAACGGTTACCACGCCACGTTCAGTCAGGCCTCGCGACTGAAGGCCGGCCAGGACGTCCGCATCGCCGGTGTGCCGGTGGGCACGGTCAAGGACGTCAAGCTCAACGCGGACAACACCGTGGACGTGAAGTTCCTGGTCAACAAGCGCTACCAGCTCTACACGTCGAGCCAGGCCAAGGTGCGCTACGAGAACCTGGTCGGTGACCGGTATCTCGAGATCACCTCGGGCCCCGGTGAACTGCGCAAGCTTCCGCCCGGTGGAACGCTGCCGCAGCAGAACACCCAGCCGGCGCTGGATCTCGATGCACTGCTGGGCGGATTGCGCCCGGTGATGAAGGGTCTGGACGGCAACAAGGTCAACGAGATCTCCAACGCGGTGATCGAGCTGCTGCAGGGCCAGGGCGGCGCACTGGCGAACATGCTGACCAGTACGAGCGCCTTCACCCAGAACCTGGCCGCCCGCGATCAGCTGATCGGCGACGTGATCACCAACCTCAACACCGTGCTCGGCACGGTCGATGAGAAGGGCGCCCAATTCGACAGCAGCGTCGACGAGTTGCAGAAGCTGATCAGCGGGCTGTCCGAGGGCCGTGACCCGATCGCCGGCGCGATCGCCCCGCTGGCCTCGGCAGAGAACGACCTGACCGACATGCTCGAGAAGTCGCGTCGTCCGCTGCAGGCCGTCATCGAGAACACCCGCCCGCTGGCGCAGCGCCTCGATGAACGCAAGGCCGACGTGAACAAGGTGATCGAACCGCTGGCCGAGAACTACCTGCGGCTCAACGCACTCGGCGCCTACGGCTCGTTCTTCAACATCTACTACTGCTCGATCCGGATGAAGGTCAACGGTCCGGCCGGCAGCGACATTCTGATTCCGTTCGGCGGTCCGCCGGACCCGTCCAAGGGGAGGTGTTCGGAGAATGGCTAA
- a CDS encoding MCE family protein has translation MLLAGCQFGGLNSLNMPGTAGHGKGSYTVTVQLPDVATLPQNSPVMVDDVTVGSVSGLDAMQRPDGTFYAAVQLSLDGDVKLPANAVARVAQTSLLGSQHVELSEPVDEPPQGQLRQGSNISLAQRGRYPTTEEVLSSLGMVVNKGNLGALQDITDEAYAAVAGRAGSFAELIPRLAELTSSLDQQTNDIIAAADGLNRFASILARSKDNLGRTLDTLPGALKVLNENRSNIVEAFTALRGFAEVGSRILSETKDDFAADLKDLYPSIKALNDNADDFIKDLEFLPTFPFHYKYLRNAVRGDYLNVFVTFDLTLRRFGESIFTTGGFDPNMKHLSDVINPPDWLTGSMANLSGQAADPFKIPAGTATQHEEKP, from the coding sequence ATGCTGCTGGCCGGCTGCCAGTTCGGCGGGCTCAACTCGCTCAACATGCCCGGTACTGCCGGGCACGGGAAGGGTTCCTACACCGTCACCGTGCAGCTGCCCGATGTGGCGACCCTGCCGCAGAACTCGCCGGTGATGGTCGACGATGTCACGGTGGGCAGCGTGTCCGGCCTGGATGCCATGCAGCGTCCGGACGGAACCTTCTATGCGGCTGTGCAGCTGTCGCTGGACGGAGACGTGAAGCTCCCGGCGAATGCCGTTGCACGCGTGGCCCAGACCTCGTTGCTGGGGTCGCAGCACGTCGAACTGTCCGAGCCGGTCGACGAGCCCCCGCAGGGGCAGTTGCGACAGGGCTCGAACATCTCGCTGGCGCAGCGGGGCCGCTACCCGACGACCGAGGAAGTGCTGTCCTCCCTCGGCATGGTCGTCAACAAGGGCAATCTCGGTGCGCTGCAAGACATCACCGATGAGGCTTACGCCGCCGTGGCGGGGCGGGCCGGCAGCTTCGCGGAGCTGATTCCGCGGCTGGCTGAGCTGACTTCCTCGCTGGACCAGCAGACCAACGACATCATCGCCGCGGCCGACGGGCTCAACCGCTTCGCCTCGATCCTGGCGCGCAGCAAGGACAATCTGGGCCGCACGCTCGACACGCTGCCCGGGGCTCTCAAGGTGCTCAACGAGAACCGGTCCAACATCGTCGAGGCGTTCACCGCGCTGCGGGGCTTCGCCGAGGTGGGCTCGCGGATCCTGTCGGAGACCAAGGACGATTTCGCGGCCGATCTCAAGGACCTCTACCCGTCGATCAAGGCGCTCAACGACAACGCCGACGATTTCATCAAGGACCTGGAGTTCCTGCCGACCTTCCCGTTCCACTACAAGTACCTGCGTAACGCGGTCCGCGGCGACTACCTCAACGTCTTCGTCACGTTCGACCTGACGCTGCGCCGGTTCGGTGAGTCGATCTTCACCACAGGTGGATTCGACCCGAACATGAAGCACCTCAGTGATGTGATCAATCCGCCTGACTGGCTGACCGGATCGATGGCGAATCTGTCCGGACAGGCCGCTGATCCGTTCAAGATCCCCGCGGGGACCGCCACCCAGCATGAGGAGAAGCCGTAA